The Mucilaginibacter mallensis genome has a segment encoding these proteins:
- a CDS encoding LacI family DNA-binding transcriptional regulator gives MKKKLSINDIAKSLNVSKTTISFILNGKAQEMRIGEELVDRVLKYVNEVGFKPNSIAQSLRTGKSNTIGLMVEDISNPFFAKIARLIEDRAYQNGYKIIYCSTNNDTKKTKDLITMFRERHVDGYIIAPPEGIEEDIESLLKDNLPVVFFDRHLPKVITDYVEINNRFSTYNATSHLIGEGKKNIAFITFTSPQTQMQDRLKGYKNAMKESGLEPLVKEIVFNQNEDLIIKPITDFLTKHPDLDAVLFGTDHIGSCGLKVIKEMGIQIPSQLAIISFDDYDVFKLHSPPVTAIAQPIEKIAESVINVLLNKLNTPLLNQQPQFITLSTSLNIRGSSKS, from the coding sequence GTGAAAAAGAAACTTTCAATAAACGACATTGCTAAAAGCCTAAACGTATCTAAAACTACCATATCTTTTATCCTTAATGGTAAAGCCCAGGAAATGCGTATTGGAGAAGAACTGGTTGACCGCGTACTGAAATATGTAAACGAAGTTGGGTTCAAGCCAAATTCTATCGCCCAAAGCCTGCGCACGGGTAAATCAAATACCATCGGGCTAATGGTTGAGGATATCTCGAACCCGTTTTTTGCAAAAATAGCCAGGCTTATTGAGGATAGGGCTTATCAAAATGGCTACAAAATAATTTATTGCAGTACTAATAATGATACCAAAAAAACCAAGGACCTGATCACCATGTTTCGTGAACGGCATGTTGACGGGTACATTATTGCACCACCCGAAGGTATTGAAGAGGATATTGAATCGCTATTAAAAGATAACCTGCCTGTTGTATTTTTCGACAGGCATTTGCCAAAAGTAATTACCGACTATGTTGAAATTAACAACAGGTTCAGCACATATAATGCAACCAGCCATTTAATAGGTGAAGGCAAAAAGAATATCGCGTTCATTACATTTACTTCGCCGCAAACTCAAATGCAGGACAGGCTTAAGGGCTATAAGAACGCGATGAAAGAAAGCGGACTTGAACCTTTGGTAAAAGAAATTGTATTTAACCAGAACGAGGACCTTATAATTAAACCGATAACCGATTTCCTAACCAAACATCCGGATCTGGATGCCGTACTTTTTGGAACGGACCATATTGGTTCATGCGGCCTGAAAGTGATAAAAGAAATGGGTATACAAATTCCATCACAACTGGCTATTATATCGTTTGATGATTATGATGTATTCAAACTTCATTCGCCACCTGTAACAGCCATTGCTCAACCCATTGAAAAAATTGCAGAAAGTGTGATTAATGTATTGCTGAATAAATTAAATACACCATTGCTAAATCAGCAGCCCCAATTTATAACGCTTAGCACAAGCTTAAATATCAGAGGGTCTTCAAAGAGTTGA
- a CDS encoding peptidase associated/transthyretin-like domain-containing protein: MTLNPKRLSQLLLLFLLIFSIKLSAQGYLMKEVAIKEIKQQPIASILNKISSKQDFYFAYNNRIIPADSLVSVSGFRGTIFSLLEQLLGENYEFKEVPGYIVLTFAPDKLTLTAEISKDQGTPTLVRGYVRDIADSKAITHASVYEKDLLVSTLTNDKGYFELKLRNYNGSVKLTASKENYRDTSLFVLADVVVNDKQINKSYNYYPDNGSNKGIEHSRFARFFISSKQLVQDLNLGNFFAASPYQISLTPGLSTHGMYSSQVIDHFSLNLLGGYTAGIDGVELAGVFNINRKSMRFLQVAGIFNVVGDSTRGIQMAGIYNNVLNNARGIQIGGGVNQSRNFSSGIQMAGFANFDKTAKGLQVAGVMNKYNTGKGATVAGLTNMARDSSGTQIAGFLNMGGDVGGLQVAGFMNVAKKVKGPQIGFINIADSSDYPIGIINFIKNGGKSIALSSDENLYAHIDFRSGGKVLYSLLGIGYRFGSDKDKYLLDVGLGAHIVNNKRFFLDAEYVNSSSLNTNPKKDVYHTNSLKVLPGYKISKHLGLFAGPSINLTSLQAGDADKVHGWVIENSINNNHINTTSIGITSGLQFMW, from the coding sequence ATGACTTTAAATCCAAAACGACTATCTCAACTCCTATTATTGTTTTTATTAATTTTTAGCATTAAGCTATCGGCCCAAGGCTATTTGATGAAAGAAGTAGCCATAAAGGAAATAAAACAGCAGCCCATAGCAAGCATATTAAATAAAATCTCCAGCAAACAAGATTTTTATTTTGCCTATAACAATAGAATTATCCCCGCTGACAGCTTAGTGTCAGTTTCGGGTTTCCGTGGAACAATTTTTAGTCTTTTAGAACAATTACTGGGAGAAAATTACGAGTTTAAAGAAGTCCCGGGATATATTGTATTAACATTTGCACCAGACAAATTAACGCTTACCGCTGAAATAAGTAAAGACCAGGGAACACCAACTTTGGTGAGAGGATATGTACGCGATATTGCCGATAGTAAGGCAATAACACATGCCAGCGTTTATGAAAAGGATCTGCTGGTATCAACACTCACTAACGATAAAGGGTATTTTGAGCTTAAATTAAGGAACTATAACGGATCAGTAAAGCTTACAGCAAGTAAAGAAAACTATCGCGATACCTCCCTGTTCGTGCTGGCTGATGTTGTTGTGAATGATAAGCAGATCAACAAAAGTTATAATTATTATCCCGACAATGGGTCGAATAAGGGGATTGAGCACAGCCGTTTTGCCAGATTTTTTATCAGTTCGAAACAATTAGTACAGGATTTAAACCTCGGTAATTTTTTTGCCGCCAGTCCATACCAAATTTCACTTACGCCGGGCTTAAGTACACACGGTATGTATAGCAGTCAGGTAATTGATCATTTTTCGCTGAACTTGTTAGGGGGATATACCGCGGGGATAGATGGGGTTGAGTTAGCCGGGGTATTTAATATTAATCGTAAAAGCATGCGCTTTTTGCAGGTGGCCGGCATATTTAATGTTGTGGGCGACAGTACCAGGGGTATACAAATGGCTGGTATCTATAATAATGTGCTGAACAATGCCCGGGGGATACAAATTGGGGGAGGAGTGAATCAATCGCGCAACTTTAGCAGTGGTATACAAATGGCTGGTTTCGCAAACTTTGATAAAACAGCCAAAGGGCTGCAGGTGGCCGGTGTTATGAATAAATATAATACCGGTAAAGGAGCTACTGTTGCCGGCCTGACCAATATGGCCCGTGATAGCAGCGGTACACAGATAGCCGGATTCCTGAATATGGGCGGGGATGTAGGAGGGCTGCAAGTGGCCGGCTTTATGAATGTAGCAAAAAAGGTTAAAGGACCGCAGATCGGTTTTATAAATATTGCCGATAGTAGTGATTACCCGATCGGCATCATTAATTTTATTAAAAATGGTGGTAAAAGCATTGCACTAAGTTCTGATGAAAACCTGTATGCGCATATCGACTTTCGCTCAGGGGGCAAGGTATTATATAGCTTACTGGGAATAGGTTATAGATTTGGCTCAGATAAGGATAAATATTTACTTGATGTTGGTCTTGGGGCGCATATCGTCAATAATAAGAGGTTCTTTTTAGATGCAGAATACGTCAACTCTTCATCGTTAAATACAAATCCTAAAAAGGACGTGTATCACACAAATTCATTGAAGGTTTTACCAGGATATAAAATAAGTAAACATCTTGGATTGTTTGCCGGCCCGTCTATAAATTTAACTTCACTGCAAGCAGGCGATGCGGATAAAGTTCATGGATGGGTTATTGAAAATTCTATAAATAATAATCACATAAATACTACCTCTATTGGCATAACAAGTGGTTTACAGTTCATGTGGTAG
- a CDS encoding FecR domain-containing protein, with the protein MKEDMSEDILIKYILGETTEIEAREVEAWTASSSANAQKLEEINIILEASSRLAQVSPLEETEAWENFKRNRELANSQPSKVIPIKTGTNWLRIAAAVLLLIGCGWGAIYLYNGQKGTTQDWVNLQATDKVLTDTLPDGSIVHVNKNSSIAYNSNFKTRRVVKLTGEAFFNIKHNAAVPFTVHVNGINIADVGTAFNVKSKLHNTEIIVESGIVSVSNNNNAVQLHARQMVSIKPGDKAFKIERSDDLLYNYYVSNTFIANKTPLWHLVDVLNEAYNADIKIENNTLRNTPITVTIRLQDSLTNILALIKDTTPGMQVDEAGKTMIIK; encoded by the coding sequence ATGAAAGAGGATATGAGTGAAGATATATTGATCAAGTATATACTTGGGGAAACCACTGAAATTGAGGCCCGGGAAGTGGAAGCCTGGACAGCCAGCAGCAGTGCAAATGCTCAAAAATTAGAAGAAATAAATATCATACTTGAAGCCAGTAGCCGCCTGGCACAGGTGAGCCCATTAGAAGAAACTGAGGCATGGGAAAATTTCAAACGAAACAGGGAATTAGCAAATAGCCAACCATCAAAAGTAATACCCATTAAAACCGGTACAAATTGGTTGCGCATTGCGGCGGCTGTATTGCTGTTGATTGGCTGCGGATGGGGGGCTATTTATTTATACAACGGGCAAAAAGGTACAACACAGGACTGGGTGAACCTACAGGCGACAGATAAGGTATTGACGGATACCCTGCCCGACGGATCAATAGTGCATGTGAATAAAAATTCAAGCATCGCTTATAATAGTAATTTTAAAACACGAAGAGTTGTGAAGCTTACAGGAGAGGCATTCTTCAACATTAAGCATAACGCAGCTGTACCTTTTACCGTGCATGTAAATGGCATTAATATAGCTGATGTAGGTACGGCATTTAATGTAAAAAGCAAACTGCATAATACCGAAATTATAGTTGAAAGCGGCATAGTAAGTGTAAGTAATAATAATAACGCGGTGCAGTTACACGCCCGGCAGATGGTTAGCATAAAGCCTGGCGACAAGGCATTTAAAATAGAAAGAAGCGACGACCTGCTATACAACTATTATGTAAGTAATACCTTTATAGCTAACAAAACCCCTCTTTGGCACTTGGTTGATGTATTGAACGAAGCTTATAACGCTGATATTAAAATTGAGAACAATACTTTACGCAATACGCCAATAACTGTTACCATCAGGCTGCAGGATTCCTTAACTAACATATTAGCTTTAATAAAGGATACAACACCCGGGATGCAGGTTGATGAGGCCGGCAAAACAATGATCATTAAATAA
- a CDS encoding RNA polymerase sigma-70 factor, with protein MDSTEITAGLTNKTEVAFEHLFKKHFRELHAYGFSLLKDWDAAEEVVQAIFLKLWEKNEWVHIQISIKSYLYKSVYHDCLNYMRRQKIHLKYQTHTVHVMENRVDNTDGKIKLSEMEQHLDKALDKLPEKCRAIFHLSRFEHLKYHEIANQLEISIKTVETHMGKALRILRKEMKEFLPLIALMIFNMFRS; from the coding sequence ATGGATAGTACGGAAATAACGGCCGGTTTAACAAATAAAACCGAGGTCGCTTTTGAACATCTGTTTAAAAAACACTTCAGGGAACTGCATGCCTATGGTTTTTCATTATTGAAAGATTGGGATGCGGCAGAAGAAGTTGTGCAGGCCATATTTCTTAAACTTTGGGAAAAGAATGAGTGGGTGCATATACAGATCTCCATAAAATCATACTTATACAAATCGGTTTATCATGATTGCCTCAATTACATGAGGCGACAGAAGATTCACTTAAAATACCAAACACATACTGTACATGTAATGGAAAACCGTGTTGATAATACTGACGGAAAAATAAAATTGAGCGAAATGGAACAGCACCTGGATAAGGCCCTGGATAAACTCCCTGAAAAATGCCGTGCCATTTTTCACTTAAGCCGTTTTGAACATCTCAAATATCACGAGATAGCCAATCAGCTTGAAATCTCCATAAAAACAGTAGAAACACATATGGGTAAGGCATTGCGGATATTGAGAAAGGAAATGAAAGAATTTTTACCACTAATTGCACTAATGATATTTAATATGTTCAGATCATGA
- a CDS encoding porin family protein gives MKSFKLLATAILIILGISSVKAQSTTEIDFGIKAGANFSTLKTGLDAVTDKSGKVGFNAGVFARIGKDFYFQPEINYVTFSDKYSFNATSYDAKFKQLNVPLMAGYKIVNTSALIFRVSAGPDFYYNLKDPVAPAGFKYKDLTAGAVLNAGVDIGNLTLDARYSLGLSKFNEGLGQKANIFSVGVGFKFQ, from the coding sequence ATGAAATCATTTAAATTACTTGCTACGGCTATCTTAATTATACTGGGCATCAGCTCGGTAAAAGCGCAATCTACTACAGAGATTGATTTTGGAATAAAAGCGGGTGCTAACTTTTCAACCTTAAAAACCGGCCTGGATGCAGTTACCGATAAATCGGGTAAAGTTGGGTTTAATGCAGGAGTATTCGCCCGGATAGGTAAGGACTTTTACTTTCAGCCGGAAATTAACTATGTTACTTTTAGCGATAAATACAGCTTTAACGCTACTTCATACGATGCTAAATTCAAACAATTAAATGTGCCCTTAATGGCGGGATATAAGATAGTGAACACTTCGGCACTGATCTTCCGGGTATCAGCGGGCCCTGATTTTTATTATAATTTAAAAGATCCGGTTGCCCCAGCTGGCTTTAAGTATAAAGACCTTACTGCCGGAGCAGTTCTAAATGCCGGTGTTGACATCGGGAACCTGACACTGGATGCACGTTACAGCCTGGGTTTAAGTAAATTTAATGAAGGGCTTGGCCAAAAAGCAAATATCTTTAGTGTGGGTGTTGGTTTTAAATTTCAATAA
- a CDS encoding AAA family ATPase, with amino-acid sequence MLLSFATTNFRSVRDRVELSMLKTGLKGLPSNYFKGNNKNLLLRSAVIYGPNASGKSGFLRAIKALEYLVKKSTSFGPDESIAPFEPHRLEKSCSGMPVTFEISFIAQKLRYEYIVAIKSKTIELEELYYYPTNTKTLLYSRVAGREIKFGDYYKGAKKTVEKMLLPNQLFLSKAAENNVDALLDVYRFFTQGLTVYPMMEDYHENNMARLYAKRLAEDKESKFSKRFNALICALDTGICAVAAEEVDWNDFKFPGNLPDDLKKQVQEDYKYDIKTQHPVFDGGKAAGFASFDVSEESAGTKSLFVIGGIILDALDNGRVLVVDEFEKNLHPSITQFLIQLFHNPVVNPNNAQLVFATHDITQLSNDHFRRDQVWFTEKNEYGSTSLYRCSDIQGIRLGTPLDKWYASGRFGATPIINDVDFLIEMQGNGEIEG; translated from the coding sequence ATGTTATTATCATTTGCAACAACCAATTTCAGATCAGTTCGTGACCGCGTGGAATTAAGTATGTTGAAAACAGGATTAAAAGGACTACCCTCGAACTATTTTAAAGGAAATAATAAAAATCTATTATTAAGATCCGCGGTGATCTATGGGCCTAATGCATCAGGTAAAAGTGGGTTTTTAAGAGCAATAAAAGCGCTTGAATATTTGGTTAAAAAGTCAACCAGTTTTGGACCCGATGAGAGTATTGCTCCTTTTGAACCCCACCGGCTGGAGAAATCGTGCAGCGGAATGCCGGTAACCTTTGAGATTAGTTTTATAGCTCAAAAGTTGCGATATGAGTATATCGTTGCTATCAAATCCAAAACTATTGAGTTAGAAGAACTTTATTATTATCCTACAAACACTAAGACATTGCTTTATTCGCGTGTTGCAGGAAGGGAAATAAAATTTGGCGACTATTACAAAGGAGCAAAGAAAACTGTTGAAAAAATGCTCCTGCCTAATCAGCTATTTTTATCAAAGGCTGCGGAAAATAATGTAGACGCACTATTAGATGTGTACCGGTTTTTCACCCAAGGATTAACCGTTTACCCGATGATGGAAGATTACCATGAAAATAACATGGCCAGGTTGTATGCTAAACGATTAGCAGAGGATAAGGAATCGAAATTTTCAAAACGTTTTAATGCTTTAATTTGCGCGCTCGATACAGGGATATGCGCCGTTGCCGCTGAGGAAGTAGATTGGAATGATTTCAAGTTCCCAGGCAATCTTCCGGATGATCTGAAAAAACAAGTCCAGGAAGATTATAAATATGATATTAAAACCCAGCACCCGGTTTTTGACGGTGGAAAAGCCGCAGGTTTTGCTTCTTTCGATGTAAGCGAAGAATCAGCGGGTACTAAAAGCTTATTTGTAATTGGGGGAATTATTTTGGATGCGCTGGATAACGGGCGGGTGTTAGTGGTAGATGAATTTGAAAAAAACCTACACCCAAGTATCACACAGTTTTTAATACAACTGTTCCATAATCCGGTGGTAAACCCAAACAATGCACAACTGGTTTTTGCAACACACGACATTACGCAACTATCAAATGATCACTTTAGACGTGATCAGGTTTGGTTCACCGAAAAAAACGAATACGGTTCAACCTCGTTATACCGCTGCTCAGACATTCAGGGTATTCGCTTGGGTACGCCATTAGATAAATGGTATGCCAGCGGAAGGTTCGGCGCGACGCCGATCATTAATGATGTAGATTTTTTAATTGAAATGCAGGGGAATGGCGAGATTGAGGGTTAA
- a CDS encoding RloB family protein has product MELPRDLQRSVSIEIFYQTQNDPKSLVQEAHRRERNAFKERNAYDTIWLFFDNDNWSQLGEAFVLINKHGYRIAYTSICIEHWFILHFENTGRSFTNGDEALRYLNRLWPQYHKTKVNAFAALKDRLETAIERANIINQNQEAGIALHVEIMMNETTPFRRKLTHCFGAN; this is encoded by the coding sequence ATGGAACTGCCCCGCGATTTGCAGCGGTCGGTTTCTATTGAAATATTTTATCAAACCCAAAATGATCCTAAAAGCCTGGTTCAGGAGGCACATCGAAGAGAACGGAATGCTTTTAAAGAGCGTAATGCTTACGATACAATCTGGCTTTTTTTCGACAATGATAACTGGTCACAATTAGGTGAAGCTTTTGTGCTCATCAATAAACACGGCTATCGTATCGCCTACACTTCAATTTGTATCGAACATTGGTTCATTTTACATTTTGAGAATACTGGGCGGTCTTTTACTAATGGAGATGAAGCTCTCCGGTATTTGAACAGGTTATGGCCACAATATCATAAAACTAAAGTAAATGCCTTTGCTGCATTAAAAGACCGACTGGAAACGGCGATAGAACGGGCAAATATTATTAATCAAAACCAAGAAGCAGGTATTGCGCTCCATGTGGAGATTATGATGAATGAGACCACACCATTTCGGCGCAAGCTGACCCACTGTTTCGGGGCAAACTGA
- the istA gene encoding IS21 family transposase, with protein MSKIRKILRMNSQGRSTRFIAAQIDSSRNTVRKYLAVLKKSGFTFEEVNSLNDKELEDIFGKTRENNQPSSRMQSMLRCFPHVDKELKKTGMNRQLLWEAYIKEFPDGYKYTQFCTYYNQWKTRVNPTMHMDHKAGDKLYVDFAGEKMSYTDKETGEVIEVEVFVAILGASQLTYVEAVMSQQKEDFIAACENTLHFIGGVPAAIVPDNLKAAVTKSSRYEPTLNETFEDFADHYGTTILPARAYRPRDKALVEGAVKIIYTKVYAPLNKHVYHSLTELNTAIWQALEVHNSQLLKGRNYSRILQFEEIERGALAPLPVLRYQFKKHFYARVIKNGHVNLGPDKHYYSVPYRFIGKRVKLLYSRTIVEIYSNYERIALHPREKNPYGYTTDKEHMASAHRFKSDWTPDMFLNWAASIHEDVRLYILQILERKQHPEQAYKSCLGVLGFAKKAGNDRLIMACQRGLSYGLYSYKTIQTILENKMDNYEESIFADELPMPDHGNIRGKDYYK; from the coding sequence ATGAGTAAGATTAGAAAGATTTTAAGGATGAACAGCCAGGGTCGCAGCACGCGATTTATAGCTGCCCAGATTGATTCATCCCGGAATACCGTAAGAAAGTACCTGGCCGTCCTTAAGAAGAGCGGCTTTACCTTTGAAGAAGTTAATAGCCTGAATGATAAGGAACTGGAAGATATTTTCGGCAAGACCAGGGAAAACAACCAGCCAAGCAGCCGTATGCAATCCATGCTGCGCTGCTTTCCGCACGTCGATAAAGAGCTCAAAAAGACCGGTATGAACCGGCAACTCCTGTGGGAAGCCTATATCAAAGAGTTTCCTGACGGCTATAAGTACACCCAGTTTTGCACGTATTACAACCAATGGAAGACCAGGGTCAACCCGACCATGCACATGGATCACAAGGCCGGAGACAAGCTATACGTTGATTTTGCGGGTGAAAAGATGAGCTATACGGACAAGGAAACCGGTGAAGTCATTGAAGTAGAAGTCTTTGTAGCAATCCTTGGGGCCAGTCAGCTCACCTATGTAGAGGCTGTTATGAGCCAGCAAAAGGAAGACTTTATCGCAGCCTGCGAGAATACCCTGCACTTTATCGGCGGCGTTCCTGCCGCCATTGTACCGGATAACCTGAAGGCGGCTGTAACCAAAAGCAGCCGCTATGAACCAACCCTTAACGAAACATTTGAAGACTTCGCCGACCATTATGGGACTACCATTCTACCAGCGCGGGCGTACCGCCCGCGTGACAAGGCATTAGTAGAAGGTGCCGTTAAGATCATTTATACCAAGGTATACGCCCCTTTAAACAAGCATGTCTACCATTCTTTAACAGAACTCAATACAGCGATCTGGCAGGCCCTGGAAGTCCATAACAGCCAGTTGCTTAAGGGTCGCAATTATAGCAGGATACTACAGTTTGAAGAGATCGAGCGTGGGGCCCTGGCACCGCTACCTGTCCTGCGTTACCAGTTCAAAAAACACTTTTATGCCAGGGTGATCAAGAATGGCCATGTCAATCTCGGCCCTGATAAACACTATTACAGTGTGCCTTATCGCTTCATCGGCAAGCGGGTTAAGCTATTATACTCCCGCACTATTGTAGAGATCTACTCCAATTATGAGCGTATCGCTTTGCACCCGCGCGAAAAGAACCCCTATGGTTATACTACTGACAAAGAACACATGGCCAGCGCTCACCGCTTTAAAAGTGACTGGACACCAGATATGTTCCTCAATTGGGCGGCCTCCATTCATGAGGATGTCAGGCTATATATCCTTCAGATACTGGAGCGTAAACAACACCCCGAACAGGCTTACAAATCCTGCCTGGGGGTACTTGGCTTTGCAAAAAAAGCAGGGAATGACCGGTTAATAATGGCCTGTCAGCGAGGGCTCAGTTATGGCCTTTATAGCTATAAAACGATACAAACCATATTGGAAAACAAGATGGACAACTATGAGGAAAGCATATTTGCCGATGAGCTACCCATGCCTGATCATGGTAATATCCGGGGAAAAGACTATTACAAATAA
- the istB gene encoding IS21-like element helper ATPase IstB, translating into MNTSTLDKLRKMKFFGMFHAFKSSMETGKTNDYTADELLAHLVDAEWDDRQNRRIERTILYARFRYKASIEDVHYHADRSIDRNQIMRLADCTFVDRFENLLITGSTGIGKSYIASAVGYQACVLGYRVLYTSTPKLFAKLKMAKADGSYMKELAKIERQQLLILDDFGIQPFDAQSRAALMEIIEDRHGKTSLIITSQLPVSKWFEVIGEKTVADAILDRIVHDAHRIELKGESMRRKRNVEPENSH; encoded by the coding sequence ATGAACACAAGCACCTTAGACAAACTGCGGAAGATGAAGTTCTTCGGCATGTTCCATGCCTTTAAAAGCAGTATGGAAACCGGTAAAACAAACGATTACACGGCAGATGAACTACTGGCCCACCTGGTAGATGCAGAATGGGACGACCGGCAGAACAGGCGTATCGAACGCACGATCCTATATGCCCGGTTCCGCTATAAAGCTTCAATTGAAGATGTTCATTATCATGCCGACCGAAGTATCGACCGCAACCAGATCATGCGCCTGGCAGATTGTACGTTTGTTGACCGCTTCGAGAACCTGCTGATCACCGGCAGTACCGGTATCGGTAAAAGCTATATTGCTTCTGCTGTGGGCTACCAGGCCTGTGTATTGGGCTACCGGGTATTGTACACCAGTACACCCAAACTGTTCGCTAAACTGAAGATGGCCAAGGCGGACGGCTCCTACATGAAAGAGCTGGCTAAGATCGAAAGACAGCAATTGCTCATACTCGACGACTTTGGTATCCAGCCTTTTGATGCACAAAGCAGGGCTGCGCTAATGGAGATCATTGAGGACAGGCACGGTAAGACCTCGCTGATCATCACTTCGCAGTTGCCAGTGAGCAAATGGTTTGAAGTGATCGGTGAAAAAACGGTTGCTGATGCGATCCTTGACCGGATCGTTCATGATGCACACCGCATCGAGTTAAAGGGAGAATCTATGAGAAGAAAACGTAATGTTGAACCAGAAAACAGCCATTAA
- a CDS encoding DUF3892 domain-containing protein, whose translation MANYKISGIWKDANDNNAITHYAFHEISEKSISRGIKTSKADAVRILSQPGNSAVTWVWDYSAAFWENGEKVTVVNSSYLRSNPDNKLTDNLAHLIDYDWLQR comes from the coding sequence ATGGCAAATTATAAAATATCCGGCATATGGAAAGATGCCAATGATAATAATGCGATCACGCATTATGCATTTCATGAAATCAGTGAAAAGTCAATTTCAAGAGGTATAAAAACTTCAAAAGCCGATGCGGTCCGGATTCTTAGTCAGCCTGGCAATAGCGCGGTCACCTGGGTCTGGGACTACTCTGCAGCCTTTTGGGAAAATGGTGAAAAGGTAACCGTTGTTAACAGCAGCTACTTACGATCCAATCCTGACAATAAACTAACGGATAACCTCGCGCATTTGATCGACTACGACTGGCTACAGCGATAA
- a CDS encoding response regulator has product MMFHTVLIAEDHQSVKISVEQTLKDLGIGEPHYAYYCDDALLRLKKAMQDGKPYDLLITDLSFDEDGREQMIGSGTALIEAARKLQPGLKVLVFSAEPNPAVVTLLFRQHDINGYVRKGREDALELKEALQTISNNKKHIPAEFQQAIRAKNAHDFTGYDIVIISQLAKGTLQKDIPLYLQQQNITPSSLSSIEKRLNQIKEVLGFTKNEQLVAYCKDHRII; this is encoded by the coding sequence ATGATGTTCCATACCGTACTTATCGCTGAAGACCACCAGAGCGTAAAGATCTCTGTCGAACAAACCCTGAAAGACTTGGGCATTGGCGAACCACATTACGCCTATTATTGTGATGACGCGCTGTTAAGGCTAAAAAAAGCGATGCAGGATGGCAAGCCCTATGACCTGCTGATTACCGATCTGTCTTTTGATGAAGATGGCCGTGAACAAATGATCGGCAGCGGGACAGCGTTGATCGAAGCGGCGAGGAAGCTTCAGCCCGGTTTAAAAGTGCTGGTATTTTCAGCTGAGCCCAATCCGGCAGTTGTCACGCTGCTTTTCCGGCAGCACGATATCAACGGCTATGTACGAAAAGGCCGCGAGGATGCGCTGGAACTAAAAGAAGCGCTCCAAACCATCAGTAACAATAAAAAGCACATCCCTGCGGAATTTCAGCAAGCCATCAGGGCAAAAAACGCCCATGACTTTACGGGCTATGACATCGTGATCATTTCTCAGTTGGCAAAAGGCACCCTGCAGAAAGATATCCCTCTTTACCTGCAGCAACAAAATATTACCCCTTCCAGCCTGAGCAGCATCGAAAAAAGGTTAAACCAGATCAAAGAGGTCCTGGGGTTTACCAAGAATGAACAGCTTGTGGCTTACTGCAAGGACCACAGGATCATCTGA